A DNA window from Pseudodesulfovibrio thermohalotolerans contains the following coding sequences:
- a CDS encoding chemotaxis protein gives MTQTDILLEAGTNELEIIEFYMDEATSDGVERRYFGVNVAKVLEVVEAPPGLEGSEAASHPSFLGTIPLRNLILPVVDLGVWLEMQRSPAGNEPIIVTEFNAAITGFLVTGVTQIHRVCWADVEPPSRYVASMENNCITGTVKIGDRFVLMLDLEQVLADLDEQGRGDSEPLPRVSGERYRALVADDSTSVRQLLETNFSRCNFEVTMARDGAEAWSILESIKAKAGAEGGSPLDYLDVVVSDVEMPRLDGYTLTRKVKEDPVLKALPVVLFSSLISESVMHKGKAVMADAQVTKPEFNGLAEKVVALIRDWGREERTA, from the coding sequence GTGACGCAAACCGATATTCTGCTTGAAGCGGGAACCAATGAACTTGAGATCATCGAGTTCTACATGGACGAGGCTACATCCGACGGGGTGGAGCGGCGGTATTTCGGGGTGAACGTGGCCAAGGTCCTGGAGGTGGTGGAGGCCCCGCCGGGACTTGAGGGGTCGGAAGCCGCGTCACATCCGAGTTTTCTCGGCACGATTCCTTTGCGCAACCTGATCCTGCCCGTGGTTGACCTGGGGGTATGGCTTGAGATGCAGAGATCGCCAGCCGGGAATGAGCCGATCATCGTCACTGAGTTCAACGCCGCGATAACCGGCTTTCTGGTCACGGGGGTGACGCAGATTCATCGGGTTTGTTGGGCCGATGTTGAGCCGCCCAGCCGGTATGTTGCGTCCATGGAGAACAACTGCATCACCGGAACGGTCAAGATCGGGGACAGGTTTGTGCTCATGCTCGACCTGGAGCAGGTTCTGGCCGATCTGGATGAGCAGGGCCGCGGCGATTCCGAGCCATTGCCGAGGGTTTCCGGAGAGCGGTACAGGGCACTGGTGGCGGATGACTCCACCTCGGTGCGCCAACTGCTTGAGACCAATTTCAGCCGGTGCAATTTTGAAGTGACCATGGCCCGGGACGGTGCCGAAGCGTGGTCCATCCTCGAATCGATCAAGGCCAAGGCCGGGGCGGAGGGCGGAAGCCCGCTGGATTATCTGGACGTGGTGGTCTCGGACGTGGAAATGCCCCGGCTGGACGGCTATACCCTGACCCGAAAGGTAAAGGAGGACCCTGTCCTCAAGGCGTTGCCCGTGGTCCTTTTCTCTTCGCTCATCTCCGAGTCCGTCATGCACAAGGGTAAAGCGGTCATGGCGGACGCGCAGGTCACCAAACCCGAATTCAATGGATTGGCCGAGAAGGTCGTCGCTCTGATTCGCGACTGGGGCCGGGAAGAACGGACCGCCTAG
- a CDS encoding DUF2325 domain-containing protein has protein sequence MCAALIGGMDRLKKEYVSEAKRNGVKLKHFTGKERKISKALGEVDFVVMFTNKVSHKARKDVLDAVRGKDVPVYMHHSCGLSTLRKQLDEVVG, from the coding sequence ATGTGCGCAGCATTGATTGGCGGAATGGACCGGCTTAAAAAGGAATATGTCTCCGAAGCAAAACGCAACGGGGTGAAGCTGAAGCACTTTACCGGAAAGGAGCGAAAGATTTCCAAGGCGCTGGGCGAAGTGGATTTCGTGGTCATGTTCACCAACAAGGTGTCCCACAAGGCGCGCAAGGACGTGCTCGACGCCGTGCGCGGCAAGGATGTGCCGGTTTACATGCACCACTCCTGCGGCCTGTCCACTCTGCGCAAGCAGCTTGACGAGGTGGTCGGCTAG
- a CDS encoding right-handed parallel beta-helix repeat-containing protein — protein sequence MKITFHLLLAVCLLLASPFPALAADIVVTGTGNPSRDVPNVQAALDKGGTIRLRGNFNFGSEGRARISKAVRILGQLDGAGEPLTTISGGFWTLYSPLPSDVAPPADNGPLIVVRNLHFDGAKGTPLHFAYAGGLEIGGCLVTNVAPQKAAIGRTPDETLPFQAGIVIGNRLIHPKDALKRAVTGTVLIERNRLEMMNDHPEDTAGYGVLADWTWGAEMTLRDNVINRVSRNGIEILDNALGNDGKGFIRIQGNHIATDDDGIAYPNKFGPNGIVAGWFFDTTGGSDFSRNNRMVITGNRIEGRGENSTGMLLYSNDLVVTCNDIVMAGGRSARGVVQTGSRGFFANNRVRGRANYALFCYPFEALTATANTFAWTDMGLFSGVKGQVLLGGRVNVVVGEITSLIDHGQGNRMVDCPACSLPEADPEDDTWPPTR from the coding sequence ATGAAAATCACGTTCCACCTTCTCCTGGCCGTGTGCCTGCTGCTTGCCTCGCCGTTCCCGGCCTTGGCGGCGGATATCGTTGTCACGGGCACGGGCAACCCGTCCCGTGACGTGCCCAACGTGCAGGCCGCACTGGACAAGGGCGGAACGATCCGACTGCGGGGCAACTTCAATTTCGGCTCAGAGGGCCGCGCCAGGATCAGCAAGGCCGTGCGTATCCTGGGGCAGCTCGACGGCGCAGGCGAACCCCTGACCACCATTTCCGGCGGTTTCTGGACCCTATACTCCCCGCTCCCCTCCGATGTTGCGCCCCCGGCGGACAACGGCCCGCTCATCGTGGTCCGCAACCTGCACTTCGACGGAGCCAAGGGCACCCCCCTGCACTTCGCCTATGCGGGCGGCCTGGAGATCGGCGGGTGCCTGGTCACAAACGTCGCCCCGCAGAAGGCGGCCATCGGACGCACGCCGGATGAGACCTTGCCTTTCCAGGCGGGAATAGTGATCGGCAATCGACTGATCCACCCCAAGGACGCGCTCAAGCGGGCAGTCACGGGCACGGTGCTCATCGAAAGGAACCGGCTGGAAATGATGAACGACCACCCGGAGGACACCGCCGGGTACGGAGTACTCGCGGATTGGACATGGGGCGCGGAGATGACCCTCCGCGACAATGTCATCAACCGGGTCTCGCGCAACGGCATCGAAATCCTGGACAACGCCCTCGGCAACGATGGCAAGGGATTCATCCGCATCCAGGGCAACCACATCGCAACGGACGATGACGGCATAGCCTATCCGAATAAATTCGGCCCCAATGGGATTGTCGCAGGATGGTTTTTCGACACCACCGGCGGGTCCGATTTTTCAAGGAACAACCGCATGGTCATTACCGGCAACCGAATCGAAGGGCGCGGAGAGAACTCCACCGGCATGTTGCTCTACAGCAATGATCTGGTGGTCACCTGCAACGATATTGTCATGGCCGGAGGCCGAAGCGCGCGCGGCGTGGTCCAGACCGGCTCGCGCGGCTTCTTCGCGAACAACAGGGTGCGGGGCCGGGCCAACTACGCGCTGTTCTGCTATCCCTTTGAGGCGCTCACCGCCACGGCCAACACATTTGCCTGGACGGATATGGGGCTTTTTTCCGGCGTCAAAGGACAGGTCCTCTTGGGCGGACGGGTCAACGTGGTTGTGGGCGAAATCACATCGCTCATCGACCACGGCCAGGGAAACCGCATGGTCGACTGCCCCGCATGTTCCCTGCCGGAAGCGGACCCGGAAGACGACACCTGGCCCCCAACTCGATAA
- a CDS encoding tetratricopeptide repeat protein — translation MSFLSKLVRPETKGRKNFERGRAAEARGDFAKAETYFDTGAAAYDAYLANEAAKGREVRPSHLVMAGVCYTRVGRNEDALRVLSECVARKEIPDAFLNAGYAAAKLGRGDEAAEYWSGYPSWADQRILANALKAQIKAIRTGGADLDAVCGAVAVAVYEQDKLNARNRNFREQGRRTSEFRQGY, via the coding sequence ATGTCATTTCTATCCAAGCTGGTACGGCCTGAAACCAAAGGCAGAAAGAACTTCGAACGCGGCCGCGCGGCCGAGGCGCGGGGCGACTTCGCCAAGGCCGAGACATATTTCGACACGGGCGCAGCGGCCTATGACGCGTATTTGGCAAACGAAGCCGCCAAAGGACGCGAGGTCCGACCTTCGCACCTGGTCATGGCGGGCGTGTGCTACACCCGCGTGGGCCGAAACGAGGATGCCCTGCGCGTGCTGAGCGAATGCGTGGCGCGCAAGGAAATCCCCGACGCGTTTCTGAATGCGGGCTATGCGGCCGCCAAGCTGGGCCGTGGCGATGAAGCGGCCGAATATTGGAGCGGATACCCCTCCTGGGCGGACCAGCGCATACTTGCCAACGCGCTCAAGGCGCAGATCAAGGCAATCCGAACGGGCGGAGCGGACCTCGACGCGGTGTGCGGGGCCGTGGCCGTAGCCGTGTACGAACAGGACAAGCTCAACGCGCGGAACCGAAATTTCCGGGAGCAAGGCCGACGCACTTCGGAATTCCGGCAAGGCTACTGA
- the groL gene encoding chaperonin GroEL (60 kDa chaperone family; promotes refolding of misfolded polypeptides especially under stressful conditions; forms two stacked rings of heptamers to form a barrel-shaped 14mer; ends can be capped by GroES; misfolded proteins enter the barrel where they are refolded when GroES binds) has translation MAKAIDYKAVAREGMQRGVNTLADAVKVTLGPKGRNVMIEKTWGAPQVTKDGVTVAEKIDLEGKLENMGAQMVKEVAKKTNDIAGDGTTTATILAQSVFNEGVKLLAAGRNPMSLKRGIDAAVAAVIEELDKMAKPIKKTSEIAQVGTISANNDTTIGEILAEAVDKVGDNGVITVEESQGLTTELDVVEGMQWDNGYLSPYFVNNQDDQTVSYENPFILLAENKISNIKPLVPILEAVAKASRPLLIVAETVENDALAGLTINAMRGALKVCAVKAPGFGDRRKEMIRDIAIMTGATPVSEDTAVTLDSIRPEHFGTARKIVVGKKNTIIVDGAGEKEAIKNRCDEIANMVKNATSDYDREKLQERLAKLVGGVAVVKVGAATEIEMKERKDRVDDALNATRAAVDEGIVPGGGTALVRAGKVLKALKLDDDTEQAGIDLIARAIEEPLKQIANNCGLEGSVIVEKVKELKGNNGFNAATGEYTNLVTAGVIDPKKVTRIALQNAASVASMLLTTECAISEFVADED, from the coding sequence ATGGCAAAAGCAATTGATTACAAAGCCGTAGCCCGCGAAGGTATGCAGCGCGGCGTCAACACCCTGGCCGACGCGGTCAAGGTCACCCTCGGCCCCAAAGGCCGCAACGTCATGATCGAAAAGACCTGGGGCGCTCCCCAGGTGACCAAGGACGGCGTGACCGTTGCCGAAAAGATCGACCTTGAAGGCAAGCTCGAAAACATGGGTGCCCAGATGGTCAAGGAAGTGGCCAAGAAGACCAACGACATCGCCGGAGACGGCACCACCACCGCCACCATCCTCGCCCAGTCCGTCTTCAACGAAGGCGTCAAGCTGCTGGCCGCCGGCCGCAACCCCATGTCCCTCAAGCGCGGCATCGACGCCGCCGTGGCCGCCGTGATCGAGGAACTGGACAAGATGGCCAAGCCCATCAAGAAGACCTCCGAAATCGCCCAGGTCGGCACCATCTCCGCCAACAACGACACCACCATCGGCGAGATCCTGGCCGAGGCCGTGGACAAGGTCGGCGATAACGGCGTCATCACCGTCGAAGAGTCCCAGGGCCTGACCACCGAACTGGACGTTGTCGAAGGAATGCAGTGGGACAACGGTTACCTCTCCCCCTACTTCGTCAACAACCAGGACGACCAGACCGTCTCCTACGAGAACCCGTTCATCCTGCTGGCCGAGAATAAAATCTCCAACATCAAGCCCCTGGTGCCCATCCTCGAAGCCGTGGCCAAGGCCAGCCGGCCCCTGCTCATCGTGGCGGAGACCGTCGAGAACGACGCTCTGGCCGGACTGACCATCAACGCCATGCGCGGCGCCCTCAAGGTCTGCGCCGTCAAGGCCCCGGGCTTTGGCGACCGCCGCAAGGAAATGATCCGCGACATCGCCATCATGACCGGCGCCACTCCGGTTTCCGAAGACACCGCCGTGACCCTGGATTCCATCCGCCCCGAGCACTTCGGCACCGCCCGCAAGATCGTGGTCGGCAAGAAGAACACCATCATCGTGGATGGCGCTGGCGAAAAGGAAGCCATCAAGAACCGCTGCGACGAAATCGCCAACATGGTCAAGAACGCCACCAGCGACTACGACCGTGAGAAGTTGCAGGAACGCCTGGCCAAGCTGGTCGGCGGCGTGGCCGTGGTCAAGGTCGGCGCAGCCACGGAAATCGAGATGAAGGAACGCAAGGACCGCGTGGACGACGCCCTGAACGCCACCCGCGCCGCCGTTGACGAAGGCATCGTGCCCGGCGGCGGAACCGCCCTGGTCCGCGCCGGAAAGGTCCTCAAGGCCCTCAAGCTCGACGACGACACCGAACAGGCCGGCATCGACCTCATCGCCCGCGCCATCGAAGAGCCCCTCAAGCAGATCGCCAACAACTGCGGTCTCGAAGGCTCCGTGATCGTGGAGAAGGTCAAGGAACTCAAGGGCAACAACGGCTTCAACGCCGCTACCGGCGAGTACACCAACCTCGTCACCGCCGGCGTCATCGACCCCAAGAAGGTCACCCGTATCGCCCTGCAAAACGCCGCCTCCGTGGCCAGTATGCTCCTGACCACCGAATGCGCCATCTCCGAATTCGTCGCCGACGAAGACTAG
- a CDS encoding co-chaperone GroES: MGLKPLNDRVIVQRKEEEEKTAGGIYIPDSAKEKPQNGIVIAAGPECKTVKDGDIVLFAKYAGSEFKMDGDDLIIMREDDILGVFA, from the coding sequence ATGGGTTTGAAACCGCTTAATGACCGTGTCATCGTCCAGAGGAAGGAAGAAGAGGAAAAGACCGCCGGGGGCATCTACATCCCGGATTCCGCCAAGGAAAAACCTCAGAACGGCATCGTCATCGCCGCCGGTCCCGAGTGCAAGACCGTCAAGGACGGCGACATCGTCCTGTTCGCCAAGTACGCGGGCAGCGAATTCAAGATGGACGGCGACGATCTCATCATCATGCGTGAGGACGACATCCTCGGCGTGTTCGCCTAA
- a CDS encoding alpha,alpha-trehalose-phosphate synthase (UDP-forming), producing MESSLQRLVVVSNRLPVALKKEADGWKLKQGSGGLVTAMAPVLKNRGGMWIGWSGAAEPEADMEELFSEFTEEAGYELCTVPLTREEVRGYYDGFSNEIIWPLFHDLQSLCRFHPRYWRTYLDVNFKFAEAVARRSSPDDYIWIQDYHLMHQAFFLKSMGVRRNIGFFLHIPFPPPDIFMKLPWRAKLIQALTEFDLVGFQTIQDRRNFTACLHRLMPEARVEGRGAVVTVNMSNRSFRAGAFPISIDYAQFSEMAARPDVVQKVFDLKEALRHRKIILGVDRLDYTKGIPERIRSIQTMLRRYPDLMGKVNFVQIAVPSREEVDEYKDLRTEIEQLVGRVNGEFSFPGWVPVHYHYRSLPHDDLVAYYAAADVALVTPLRDGMNLVAKEYCACNNKGNGVLVLSEFAGAAAQLQRHAYLVNPYDVEGIAKALHRVLYWPKEERKAHMSKLREQIRRNNIFRWVDSFLRAGIAKSLEDFPAVETVHFNRV from the coding sequence ATGGAATCCTCTCTGCAACGGCTGGTGGTGGTATCCAATCGCCTTCCCGTCGCCCTCAAGAAAGAGGCGGATGGCTGGAAGCTCAAGCAGGGATCTGGCGGGCTCGTCACGGCCATGGCCCCGGTGCTCAAGAACCGGGGCGGCATGTGGATAGGCTGGTCCGGTGCGGCGGAACCCGAGGCGGACATGGAGGAACTTTTCTCTGAATTCACGGAGGAGGCGGGGTACGAGCTGTGTACCGTACCCCTGACCCGGGAGGAGGTGCGGGGGTATTACGACGGTTTTTCCAACGAGATCATCTGGCCGTTGTTTCATGATTTGCAGAGCCTCTGCCGTTTTCATCCCCGTTACTGGCGGACCTACCTGGACGTGAATTTCAAGTTCGCCGAGGCCGTGGCCCGGCGGTCGTCGCCTGACGACTACATCTGGATTCAGGACTACCACCTTATGCACCAGGCTTTTTTCCTCAAGTCCATGGGCGTCAGGCGCAACATCGGTTTTTTTCTGCATATCCCCTTTCCCCCGCCGGACATATTCATGAAGCTGCCCTGGCGGGCCAAGCTGATTCAGGCCCTGACCGAGTTCGATCTGGTGGGGTTCCAGACAATTCAGGACCGGCGCAATTTCACGGCCTGCCTGCACCGGCTCATGCCCGAGGCCAGGGTCGAGGGGCGGGGTGCGGTGGTTACCGTCAACATGAGCAACCGCTCGTTCCGGGCCGGGGCTTTTCCCATCTCCATCGACTACGCCCAATTCTCGGAGATGGCCGCGCGCCCCGACGTGGTCCAGAAGGTTTTCGACCTCAAGGAGGCGTTGCGGCACCGCAAGATCATTCTCGGCGTGGATCGGCTGGACTATACCAAGGGCATCCCGGAGCGCATTCGGTCCATCCAGACCATGCTGCGCCGCTACCCCGATCTCATGGGCAAGGTGAACTTTGTCCAGATCGCGGTGCCGAGCCGCGAAGAGGTGGACGAATACAAGGATCTGAGAACCGAGATCGAGCAGTTGGTGGGCCGGGTCAACGGCGAGTTCTCTTTTCCCGGATGGGTGCCCGTGCACTACCATTACCGGAGCCTGCCCCATGACGATCTGGTGGCCTATTACGCGGCAGCCGACGTGGCCCTGGTCACGCCGTTGCGCGATGGCATGAACCTGGTGGCCAAGGAGTATTGCGCCTGCAACAACAAGGGAAACGGGGTGCTGGTGCTGAGCGAGTTCGCCGGGGCCGCGGCCCAGCTTCAGCGCCATGCCTATCTGGTCAATCCCTATGACGTGGAAGGGATCGCCAAGGCGCTGCATCGCGTCTTGTACTGGCCCAAGGAGGAGCGCAAGGCGCATATGTCCAAGCTCCGCGAGCAGATTCGTCGCAACAACATCTTCCGTTGGGTGGACTCCTTCCTCAGGGCGGGCATCGCCAAGTCGCTGGAAGATTTCCCCGCAGTGGAGACCGTCCACTTCAACAGGGTCTAG
- a CDS encoding C40 family peptidase encodes MKARRGITRLTPLALAACALLLCACAGTVPQPVPPDAMVRSAPASPRAEKVIRTARSLIGTPYKWGGYSPKTGFDCSGFIWYVYHRNGVNLPRMSWQQLGAGDPVSRRDIRPGDLVFHQVDKNGKSLHVGIVTDRGTFVHSPSSGKRVMESNLNSAFWAEHYLGARRVL; translated from the coding sequence ATGAAGGCGCGCCGGGGAATCACACGCCTTACGCCGCTCGCCCTTGCGGCCTGCGCGCTCCTGCTCTGCGCCTGCGCCGGGACCGTTCCCCAGCCTGTCCCGCCCGACGCCATGGTCCGGAGCGCGCCCGCCTCGCCCAGGGCGGAAAAGGTCATCCGCACGGCCCGGTCACTCATCGGCACCCCATACAAATGGGGCGGCTACTCGCCCAAAACCGGCTTCGACTGCTCGGGATTCATCTGGTACGTCTACCACAGGAACGGGGTGAACCTGCCGCGCATGTCCTGGCAGCAGCTCGGGGCAGGCGATCCGGTCTCGCGCCGGGACATCCGGCCCGGCGACCTGGTGTTCCACCAGGTGGACAAGAACGGCAAATCGCTGCACGTGGGCATCGTCACCGACCGGGGCACCTTCGTGCACTCCCCCAGCTCGGGCAAACGGGTCATGGAATCGAATCTCAACTCGGCCTTCTGGGCCGAGCACTATCTGGGCGCGCGGCGCGTGCTCTAG
- a CDS encoding BON domain-containing protein — MQRANTLLTLLMLLAVGLFANGCAVYDVAVEERNVSEYANDEKIAFLIEKEFLADDLVKYMDFDASSYEGLVYIVGEYESRAQVDRAIEIAKSVDGVRSVTTYLLPKRAGDSCGTTDNLEIYAKVKNLLVQDKNIWSTNVEIKTLQCNVILLGIVGSTAEREKIIDYAKSVPGVRSVKSYLRIKRNP, encoded by the coding sequence ATGCAACGTGCAAATACTCTCCTCACGCTCCTCATGCTGCTGGCCGTCGGCCTGTTCGCCAACGGCTGTGCGGTCTACGACGTGGCCGTGGAGGAACGCAACGTAAGCGAATACGCCAACGACGAAAAGATCGCCTTCCTTATCGAAAAGGAATTCCTGGCGGACGATCTCGTCAAATACATGGACTTCGATGCGTCCAGCTACGAGGGACTGGTCTACATCGTGGGCGAGTACGAATCCCGCGCACAGGTGGACCGGGCCATCGAGATCGCCAAATCCGTGGACGGAGTGCGATCCGTCACCACGTACCTGCTGCCCAAGCGGGCCGGCGACTCCTGCGGCACCACCGACAACCTGGAAATATACGCCAAGGTCAAGAATCTGCTCGTGCAGGACAAGAACATCTGGTCCACCAACGTCGAGATCAAGACCCTGCAATGCAACGTGATTCTGCTCGGCATCGTCGGCTCGACCGCCGAGCGGGAAAAGATCATCGACTACGCCAAGTCCGTGCCCGGCGTGCGCTCGGTCAAATCCTACCTGCGGATCAAACGCAACCCGTAG
- a CDS encoding RluA family pseudouridine synthase: MPETQFVIVTQAESGQKLLQFLERRLTGDVPRSAIQKWIRTGQVRVDKGRKKPFDRIEAGQTVRIPPYTPGESKTVSKAGNLVIAFEDDEVLAVAKPAGLAAHGGDGVEDSVTARLRAMFRDADFMPTLAHRLDRDTSGLLLAAKSYETLRELNDLFASGGVGKVYLAWVDGRWCEPDGTVLEDVMEKSGAPGRERVRTGSGKTALARVAGLSASKDRSLLAVRLLTGRTHQIRVQLASRGYPVIGDKKYGHSKSRTSMRLHCYAMRAGERTLSLKPAWSGGWEPDRESLEKALALLFD, from the coding sequence ATGCCGGAAACACAATTCGTCATCGTCACTCAGGCCGAGTCCGGCCAGAAGCTGTTACAATTCCTGGAACGGAGGCTGACCGGCGACGTGCCGCGCTCGGCCATCCAGAAATGGATCAGAACGGGCCAGGTGCGCGTGGACAAGGGCCGCAAAAAGCCCTTCGACCGCATCGAGGCCGGGCAGACCGTGCGCATCCCGCCGTATACCCCGGGCGAAAGCAAGACCGTTTCCAAGGCGGGCAATCTGGTCATCGCCTTTGAGGACGACGAGGTCCTGGCCGTGGCGAAGCCCGCCGGTCTGGCCGCTCACGGCGGCGACGGTGTGGAAGACTCGGTCACGGCGAGGCTGCGGGCGATGTTCCGGGACGCGGACTTCATGCCGACCTTGGCCCACCGGCTCGACCGCGATACCTCAGGCCTGCTCCTGGCCGCCAAGAGCTACGAAACCCTGCGCGAACTCAACGACCTTTTCGCATCCGGCGGCGTGGGCAAGGTTTATCTGGCCTGGGTGGACGGGCGGTGGTGCGAGCCGGACGGCACGGTGCTGGAGGATGTCATGGAAAAATCCGGCGCTCCGGGCCGGGAACGGGTGCGTACGGGATCGGGCAAGACGGCCCTGGCGCGCGTCGCTGGACTGTCCGCGAGCAAGGACCGTTCGCTGTTGGCCGTGCGGCTGCTCACCGGGCGCACGCACCAGATCAGGGTGCAACTCGCCTCGCGCGGCTACCCGGTGATCGGAGACAAAAAGTACGGGCACAGCAAATCCCGCACGTCCATGCGGCTGCATTGCTACGCCATGCGCGCCGGGGAGCGGACCCTCAGCCTGAAACCGGCCTGGTCCGGCGGATGGGAACCTGACCGGGAGTCGCTCGAAAAGGCGTTGGCGCTGCTCTTCGACTGA
- a CDS encoding YdbL family protein: protein MRNKITIILTLCLALSLALSLAATTVLAGSLKDRIIARKPAVAALLADGTVGENNQGYLSFRAPKKQADVVAAENRDRAEVYGLIAKKTGTTPALVGQRRAAKVAQTAPRGTWLQSPDGSWYKK from the coding sequence ATGCGAAATAAGATCACCATCATCCTCACCCTTTGCCTGGCCCTGAGCCTGGCCCTGAGCCTGGCCGCTACCACGGTCCTGGCCGGGAGCCTCAAAGACCGGATAATCGCCCGCAAACCCGCCGTCGCCGCCCTGCTGGCCGACGGAACCGTGGGCGAGAACAACCAGGGCTACCTCTCGTTCCGCGCCCCGAAAAAACAAGCCGACGTGGTGGCCGCCGAGAATCGTGACCGCGCCGAAGTGTACGGCCTCATCGCCAAGAAGACCGGGACCACCCCTGCCCTGGTGGGCCAACGCCGCGCCGCCAAGGTCGCCCAGACCGCCCCTCGCGGCACCTGGCTCCAGAGTCCCGACGGCTCCTGGTACAAGAAATAA